One part of the Phoenix dactylifera cultivar Barhee BC4 chromosome 4, palm_55x_up_171113_PBpolish2nd_filt_p, whole genome shotgun sequence genome encodes these proteins:
- the LOC103707319 gene encoding NAC domain-containing protein 73-like: MRDKERKMTWCNSCDDDRANDRSSTSYANVIKTCPSCGHRIQYEEQAAAAAIQDLPGLPAGVKFDPTDQEILEHLEGKARPDSQKLHPLIDEFIPTIEGENGICYTHPEKLPGVSRDGLIRHFFHRPSKAYTTGTRKRRKVHTDAHGGETRWHKTGKTRPVLVGGKLMGYKKILVLYTNYGKQRKPEKTNWVMHQYHLGSDEEEKDGELVVSKVFYQTQPRQCGSVAKDAVQGKSKGLNGDDHPILKDASIVDYYNSSLITYNQGGHNRASSPHLIPNFAVHSGGTSYLP; this comes from the exons ATgagagataaagaaagaaagatgacATGGTGCAACAGCTGCGATGATGATCGTGCGAACGacaggagctcgacttcttatGCAAACGTGATCAAGACGTGCCCTTCATGCGGCCACCGCATCCAATATGAGGAACAG GCTGCGGCTGCTGCCATCCAAGACTTGCCTGGGCTGCCTGCTGGTGTGAAGTTCGATCCAACCGACCAGGAGATTCTCGAGCACTTGGAGGGGAAGGCCAGGCCAGATTCGCAGAAGCTTCACCCTCTCATCGATGAGTTTATTCCTACAATTGAGGGCGAGAACGGGATCTGCTACACCCACCCAGAGAAACTCCCCG GAGTGAGCAGGGATGGTCTAATTCGACACTTCTTCCATCGCCCCTCCAAGGCATATACGACAGGGACTAGGAAGCGAAGAAAAGTGCATACAGACGCCCATGGAGGTGAGACCCGGTGGCACAAAACCGGCAAGACAAGACCAGTGCTCGTAGGTGGGAAGCTCATGGGGTACAAGAAGATACTGGTTCTCTACACTAACTACGGCAAACAGCGAAAACCTGAGAAAACTAATTGGGTGATGCACCAGTATCACTTGGGCTCtgatgaagaagaaaaggatggtGAGTTAGTTGTGTCAAAGGTATTCTACCAGACGCAACCAAGACAATGTGGCTCGGTTGCAAAGGATGCAGTTCAGGGAAAATCTAAAGGTCTAAATGGGGATGATCATCCCATCCTCAAGGATGCCAGCATTGTGGATTACTACAACTCATCACTAATCACCTATAATCAAGGTGGGCACAATAGAGCAAGCTCCCCTCATTTGATACCCAACTTCGCTGTACATTCTGGTGGAACTTCCTATCTTCCTTAA